A window from Candidatus Nitrospira neomarina encodes these proteins:
- a CDS encoding thiamine pyrophosphate-dependent enzyme, with product MPKTAADVLIEKLQNWGVEVIFGLPGDGINGIMEALRQRKDTIRFIQVRHEESAAWMACGYAKYTGKLGVCLATSGPGGLHLLNGLYDAKMEKQPVLAITGHHFHDLIDTHAQQDVNLTRVFEDVVVYNTRIMSATHVENVVDLACRTALSYRGVAHINFPVDLQETKADKGYSKRNIPHHSVEIFSRGARLPNAADLQQAANVLNEGKRIAIMAGAGALKATDELEHIAEMLGAPIIKPLLGKASVPDDSPYTTGGIGLLGTAPSQEALEDCDTLLLIGTSFPYMEFYPKPGQARAVQIDLDPARIGLRYPVEVGLVGDCRRTLQELSPMLQRNKHRKFLERAQTAMAKWRTLMEERGTRKDKPMKPQVVAWELGKRLSDHAIVSCDSGTITTWWARQIPAKRGQKHTVSGTLASMACGLPYAIAAQIAYPDRQCIAFVGDGGFSMLMAEFATCVKYQLPVKVFVIKNNTLGQIKWEQMVFLGNPEYGCELHPIDFALVAQACGGTGLTVDDPADCGSIIDQAFQTPGPVLVQAIVDPFEPPMPANITMSQAAKFAESLARGEPNRVKIAMTALSDRVRELV from the coding sequence ATGCCAAAAACCGCCGCGGACGTGTTGATAGAGAAGCTTCAAAATTGGGGCGTGGAAGTCATATTCGGTCTTCCCGGAGATGGCATTAATGGGATTATGGAAGCCCTGCGTCAACGAAAGGATACAATACGATTCATCCAGGTTCGCCACGAAGAGTCCGCAGCCTGGATGGCCTGCGGGTATGCAAAATACACGGGGAAGCTTGGCGTGTGCCTGGCCACCTCAGGGCCTGGAGGGCTTCATCTTCTGAATGGTTTGTATGATGCCAAAATGGAGAAACAACCGGTACTGGCCATTACCGGTCATCATTTTCACGATTTGATCGATACCCATGCCCAACAGGATGTGAATCTTACCAGAGTCTTTGAAGATGTCGTGGTCTATAACACCCGAATCATGAGTGCGACACATGTCGAGAATGTGGTCGACTTAGCCTGTCGGACCGCGTTGAGCTATCGCGGAGTTGCTCACATTAATTTTCCCGTCGATCTGCAAGAAACAAAAGCAGATAAAGGCTATTCCAAACGCAATATTCCCCACCATTCGGTAGAAATCTTTTCCCGTGGCGCGCGATTACCCAATGCAGCAGATTTGCAACAGGCCGCCAACGTGCTGAATGAGGGAAAACGTATTGCCATTATGGCCGGGGCTGGAGCCTTGAAAGCAACCGATGAACTGGAACACATTGCAGAAATGCTGGGAGCGCCCATTATTAAACCGTTATTGGGAAAAGCGTCAGTGCCTGACGATAGTCCCTATACAACAGGAGGCATTGGATTGTTGGGGACCGCGCCCTCTCAAGAGGCTTTGGAGGATTGCGATACCCTCCTTCTCATCGGCACGTCGTTTCCCTATATGGAATTTTATCCCAAACCCGGACAGGCCCGGGCCGTTCAAATCGATCTTGATCCGGCGCGAATCGGACTGCGGTACCCGGTGGAAGTCGGTTTAGTTGGCGACTGCAGAAGAACCCTCCAAGAGCTATCGCCGATGTTGCAACGGAATAAACACCGGAAATTTTTGGAACGGGCACAAACGGCAATGGCCAAATGGCGGACATTGATGGAAGAACGGGGAACCCGAAAAGACAAACCCATGAAACCCCAGGTGGTGGCCTGGGAACTCGGCAAACGCCTTTCCGACCACGCCATCGTTTCCTGTGATTCGGGAACGATCACGACCTGGTGGGCTAGACAAATTCCGGCCAAACGAGGGCAGAAACACACGGTATCCGGCACTCTGGCCTCCATGGCCTGCGGGTTACCCTATGCCATTGCGGCCCAAATCGCCTATCCGGATCGTCAATGTATCGCCTTTGTGGGAGATGGGGGATTTTCGATGCTTATGGCTGAATTCGCCACCTGTGTCAAATATCAATTGCCCGTGAAAGTGTTCGTCATCAAAAACAATACGCTCGGCCAGATTAAATGGGAACAGATGGTGTTTCTGGGAAATCCCGAATACGGATGCGAATTGCATCCCATCGACTTTGCCCTCGTGGCTCAGGCATGCGGAGGAACCGGACTGACCGTCGACGATCCTGCGGATTGTGGTTCCATCATCGACCAGGCCTTCCAAACGCCGGGACCGGTATTGGTACAGGCCATCGTGGATCCGTTTGAGCCTCCGATGCCGGCCAACATTACGATGAGCCAAGCCGCCAAATTTGCAGAATCGTTGGCAAGAGGCGAACCGAACCGGGTGAAAATTGCTATGACGGCCTTGTCAGATCGGGTACGGGAACTCGTGTAA
- a CDS encoding sensory rhodopsin transducer → MNPPMGAKRWAIPEGYIPAGSHGPEPQMTSHETACLLNVSNDPAHVVVTIFYADRDPAGPYHITVPPRRTSHVRFNDLRDPEPIPRDTDFASLFESDVPIVVQHTRLDSRQAENALMSTIAYTDHS, encoded by the coding sequence ATGAATCCACCAATGGGGGCCAAACGATGGGCCATTCCGGAAGGGTATATTCCTGCGGGAAGCCATGGACCTGAGCCGCAGATGACGAGTCATGAAACTGCATGCCTGTTGAACGTCTCCAATGATCCGGCGCACGTGGTTGTCACCATTTTTTATGCGGACCGTGACCCGGCGGGGCCTTACCATATCACCGTCCCCCCTCGTCGAACGAGTCATGTTCGTTTTAATGATTTGAGGGACCCTGAACCCATACCCAGGGATACAGATTTCGCAAGCTTGTTCGAGTCCGATGTGCCGATTGTGGTGCAACACACCAGGCTGGATTCCCGACAGGCCGAGAATGCTCTCATGTCTACCATCGCCTATACGGACCATTCATAA
- a CDS encoding Gfo/Idh/MocA family protein translates to MARSPNRTSGSKKIRYAVVGLGYIAQVAVLPAFAHAKKNSQLAALISDDPKKLKQLGAKYGISGLYSYDQYEECLEKEEIDAVYIALPNHLHCEYTVRAAKTGVHVLCEKPMALSVKECEIMIRTADHHGVKLMVAYRLHFEEANLRAIHMVQSGKIGTPRYFQSAFSLPVKDKQNIRLREETGGGTLWDIGIYCLNAARNLFHAEPLEVFASTAGKGTDQFEEVEEMSAVTLRFPDDRLATFICSFGAADVSEFRIVGTKGQLRVTSAYEYVEPITQYLTVNGKEKKHTFSKRDQFAPQLLKFSDSILKDTVPEPAGDEGLHDVRIIEALYRSAQKGQPVPVKGVERKRRPTLRQKLRRPPVRKPRLIHAQSPSGS, encoded by the coding sequence ATGGCACGTTCGCCCAATAGAACATCTGGCTCTAAGAAAATACGCTACGCGGTGGTGGGGCTCGGCTATATCGCTCAGGTCGCCGTACTTCCGGCATTTGCACATGCGAAAAAAAACTCCCAATTAGCAGCATTAATTTCCGATGATCCCAAAAAATTAAAGCAATTGGGAGCAAAATACGGCATCAGCGGTCTCTATTCGTATGACCAGTATGAAGAATGTCTGGAAAAGGAAGAAATTGATGCCGTGTATATCGCGCTTCCCAATCATTTGCATTGCGAATATACCGTCAGAGCTGCCAAAACGGGCGTTCACGTGTTGTGTGAAAAGCCCATGGCCTTATCAGTCAAGGAATGTGAAATCATGATTCGCACAGCGGACCATCATGGTGTCAAATTGATGGTGGCCTATCGGCTGCATTTTGAAGAAGCCAATCTTCGGGCCATACACATGGTTCAATCAGGGAAAATTGGCACGCCCCGGTATTTCCAATCGGCATTTAGTCTCCCGGTCAAAGATAAACAGAATATCCGGTTACGGGAAGAGACCGGTGGAGGCACGCTGTGGGATATCGGCATTTATTGTTTGAATGCCGCCAGAAATCTTTTTCATGCGGAACCCCTTGAGGTGTTTGCCAGTACGGCAGGAAAAGGGACGGACCAATTTGAAGAAGTCGAAGAAATGAGCGCCGTTACGCTCCGATTCCCTGATGACCGGTTGGCTACTTTTATCTGTAGTTTCGGGGCCGCCGACGTTTCCGAGTTTCGGATTGTGGGTACAAAGGGACAACTGCGGGTGACCTCGGCCTACGAATATGTCGAGCCCATTACTCAATACCTTACGGTGAACGGGAAAGAGAAAAAGCACACATTCTCTAAACGTGATCAATTTGCTCCACAACTTTTAAAATTTTCGGATAGCATTTTGAAGGATACGGTTCCGGAACCGGCAGGCGATGAGGGCCTCCATGATGTCCGCATTATTGAAGCTCTGTACCGTTCAGCCCAGAAGGGCCAACCGGTCCCGGTCAAAGGAGTCGAGCGGAAACGCCGTCCAACCCTTCGGCAAAAACTTCGCCGTCCGCCGGTTAGAAAGCCCCGACTTATCCACGCTCAGAGTCCCTCAGGATCATGA
- a CDS encoding PRC-barrel domain-containing protein → MMNTRRKNSGTLGMALAFALIGGGMSLALSESGQPSKELLLNANTLIGNTVIDKAGKELGTVKDLLIDQTTGQISYIVLSYGGTFGGTLGIGSENYSIPWSEVKLTKQDEKMLVQVAEAPIGEKRTPKDHAFMGHQQAATAQIKDFNPATVETVEGTVENVDHDMLEPGVTTTDSLIVLDVKTPSGTERVRVAPDNYLKEQGIEIKEGDKVEVTGSRIMREGESLVIASQVTLKGNGKVLAVRKDDGTPKWDTGSGIHSKTSSGNK, encoded by the coding sequence ATGATGAACACAAGGCGCAAAAACAGCGGCACACTCGGAATGGCATTAGCCTTTGCACTCATAGGAGGAGGCATGTCCTTAGCCCTTAGCGAGTCAGGCCAACCATCCAAGGAACTTCTTCTCAATGCCAATACCCTTATCGGGAATACGGTCATTGACAAGGCCGGCAAAGAACTCGGGACGGTCAAAGATTTACTGATTGATCAAACCACAGGGCAAATATCCTACATAGTTCTCTCGTATGGTGGCACATTCGGTGGCACTCTTGGGATCGGGTCTGAAAATTATTCGATCCCTTGGTCAGAGGTGAAACTGACCAAACAGGATGAGAAGATGTTGGTTCAGGTAGCCGAAGCTCCCATTGGCGAAAAACGAACGCCTAAAGACCACGCCTTCATGGGCCACCAGCAAGCGGCTACGGCCCAGATTAAGGATTTCAATCCTGCAACCGTCGAAACGGTAGAGGGGACTGTGGAAAATGTGGATCACGATATGTTGGAGCCCGGAGTGACTACGACCGATAGTTTGATAGTGTTGGACGTCAAAACGCCATCCGGGACCGAACGGGTTCGTGTCGCGCCTGATAACTATCTCAAGGAGCAGGGGATCGAGATCAAGGAAGGCGATAAGGTCGAAGTGACCGGATCACGGATCATGCGGGAGGGGGAAAGTCTGGTCATCGCCTCTCAAGTTACCCTGAAGGGAAATGGAAAAGTCCTGGCAGTGCGGAAGGATGACGGCACTCCCAAATGGGACACAGGGAGTGGAATCCATAGCAAGACATCGTCCGGAAATAAATAA
- a CDS encoding PfkB family carbohydrate kinase codes for MDTTGAGDAFAGAFSVAILEHQPPEQAPAFAVAASTHAVTGYGSQSSYPTRRHIESLLRRVVIEKI; via the coding sequence GTGGATACCACCGGAGCGGGCGATGCATTTGCGGGAGCATTCAGTGTGGCGATTCTGGAACATCAACCCCCTGAGCAAGCCCCAGCATTTGCGGTTGCCGCGTCCACCCACGCTGTGACCGGGTACGGCTCCCAATCTTCATACCCCACCCGACGCCACATCGAGTCTCTCTTGCGGAGGGTTGTCATAGAAAAAATTTAA